One window of the Sciurus carolinensis chromosome 8, mSciCar1.2, whole genome shotgun sequence genome contains the following:
- the Npc1l1 gene encoding NPC1-like intracellular cholesterol transporter 1 has translation MVVSLQGCLPWVLLLHLVQGELYTPIHQAGYCAFYDECGKNPELSGSLISLSNVSCLSNTPARHVTGNHLALLQRICPRLYTGPDTTYACCSAKQLVSLETSMSITKALLTRCPACSDNFANLHCHNTCSPNQSLFINVTRVAPTSTDQPPAVVAYDAFYQRSFAEETYDSCSRVHIPAAASLAVGSMCGVYGSSLCNAQRWLNFQGDVSNGLAPLDITFHLVEPGQVPGSGIQPLNGEISRCNEIQDNGMTACSCQDCAASCPVIDHPPSLTPFFYMGKMPGWLVLIIIFCSVFVLLNTILARLRVVSKKDKGKMEDPQAASSLSHKCSLFPHTLLGQFFQSWGTWVASWPLTILAVSTVGVIALATGMVFLELTTDPVELWSAPKSQARKEKAFHDQHFGPFYRTNQVFLTAPHRSSYRYDSLLLGPKNFSGILALDLLLEVLDLQERLRHLQVWSPEEQRNISLKDICYAPLNPHNASLSDCCVNSFLQYFQNNRTLLLLTANQTLMGQTSQVDWRDHYLYCANAPLTFKDGTALALSCIADYGAPVFPFLAVGGYQGKDFSEAEALIMTFSINNYPAEDPRLAQAKLWEGAFIEEMQAFQRRMAGTFQVAFMAERSLEDEINRTTIKDLPIFAISYIVIFAYISLALGSYSNWKRVAVESKATLGLGGVAVVLGAVMAAMGFFSYLGIPSSLVILQVVPFLVLAVGADNIFIFVLEYQRLPRMPGEKREAHIGRALGSVAPSMLLCSLSEAICFFLGALTHMPAVQTFALTSGLAIILDFLLQMTAFVALLSLDSKRQEASRPDIFCCCKSQKLPPPEHSEGLLLRFFRKTYAPFLLNRITRRVVLLLFLALFGVSLYFISYLSVGLDQELALPKDSYLLDYFLFMNQYFEVGPPVYFVTTSGYNFSSEAGMNAICSSAGCDSFSLTQKIQYATEFPDQSYLAISASSWVDDFIDWLTPSSCCRLYISGPNKDEFCPSTENSWNCLKNCMSYTLGPVRPTVEQFHKYLPWFLSDVPNIKCPKGGLAAYSTSVNLGPDGQVLASQFMAYHKPLKNSQDYTKALQAAQLLAANITADLRKVPGTDPNFEVFPYTITNVFYEQYLTVLPEGVFALALCFLPTFIVCYLLLGLDIRSGLLNLLSIIMILSDTIGFMALWGISYNAVSLINLVTAVGMSVEFVSHITRSFAISTKPTRLERAKEATISMGSAVFAGVAMTNLPGILILGFADAQLIQIFFFRLNLLITLMGMLHGLVFLPVILSYVGPDVNPVLVLEQKRIKEIATANADSCLKHSFPPNMTNVYVNHGFENSSSGAGAISSSLPNRGQEF, from the exons ATGGTGGTCAGTCTTCAGGGCTGTCTGCCCTGGGTCCTGCTCCTGCACTTG GTCCAGGGTGAGCTATATACACCCATCCACCAGGCTGGCTATTGTGCCTTCTATGATGAATGTGGAAAGAACCCAGAGCTGTCCGGAAGCCTCATATCACTGTCTAATGTGTCCTGCCTGTCCAACACACCGGCTCGCCATGTCACAGGTAACCATCTGGCCCTCCTTCAACGCATTTGTCCCCGCCTCTACACTGGCCCAGATACTACCTATGCCTGCTGCTCTGCCAAGCAACTAGTGTCACTGGAAACAAGCATGTCCATCACCAAGGCCTTGCTCACCCGTTGCCCAGCCTGCTCCGACAACTTTGCAAACCTGCATTGCCACAACACCTGCAGCCCCAACCAGAGCCTCTTCATCAATGTCACTCGTGTTGCCCCAACGAGCACAGACCAGCCCCCTGCAGTGGTGGCTTATGATGCCTTCTACCAGCGCAGCTTCGCAGAGGAGACCTATGACTCCTGCAGCCGTGTGCACATCCCTGCTGCCGCCTCATTGGCTGTGGGCAGCATGTGTGGTGTATATGGTTCTTCTCTTTGCAATGCTCAGCGCTGGCTCAACTTCCAGGGAGATGTATCAAATGGCCTGGCTCCGCTGGACATTACCTTCCATCTTGTGGAACCTGGCCAGGTCCCAGGGAGCGGGATCCAGCCACTGAATGGGGAGATCTCACGCTGCAATGAGATCCAGGACAATGGCATGACAGCCTGCTCCTGCCAAGACTGTGCTGCATCCTGCCCTGTCATTGATCACCCCCCCAGTCTGACCCCCTTCTTCTACATGGGTAAGATGCCAGGCTGGCTGGTCCTCATCATCATTTTCTGCTCCGTTTTTGTGTTGCTCAACACTATCCTTGCACGCCTTCGGGTCGTTTCCAAAAAGGACAAGGGCAAGATGGAGGACCCCCAGGCAGCCTCCAGCCTCTCGCACAAGTGCAGCCTCTTCCCCCACACCCTTCTTGGCCAGTTCTTCCAGAGTTGGGGCACATGGGTAGCCTCATGGCCACTAACCATCCTGGCAGTGTCCACCGTGGGAGTGATAGCCTTGGCAACTGGCATGGTGTTCTTAGAACTCACCACTGATCCTGTGGAACTATGGTCAGCCCCCAAAAGCCAAGCCCGGAAGGAGAAGGCTTTCCATGACCAGCATTTTGGCCCCTTCTACCGAACAAACCAGGTTTTCCTGACCGCTCCTCACCGGTCCAGCTACAGGTATGACTCTCTGCTGCTGGGACCCAAGAACTTCAGTGGAATCCTGGCCCTGGACCTGCTGCTGGAGGTGCTGGACCtacaggagaggctgaggcacCTGCAGGTGTGGTCACCTGAGGAGCAAAGAAATATCTCCCTGAAGGACATCTGTTATGCCCCCCTTAATCCCCACAATGCCAGCCTCTCTGACTGCTGCGTTAATAGCTTCCTGCAATACTTCCAGAATAACCGCACACTGCTGCTGCTCACAGCCAACCAGACGCTGATGGGCCAGACTTCTCAGGTGGACTGGAGGGACCACTATCTTTACTGTGCTAA TGCCCCTCTCACCTTCAAAGATGGCACAGCCCTGGCCCTGAGCTGCATAGCTGACTACGGGGCCCCTGTCTTCCCTTTCCTCGCTGTGGGGGGGTACCAAG GGAAGGACTTCTCTGAGGCAGAGGCCCTGATCATGACCTTCTCCATCAACAACTATCCTGCTGAGGACCCCCGACTGGCCCAGGCCAAGCTCTGGGAGGGGGCCTTCATAGAGGAGATGCAAGCCTTCCAGCGCAGGATGGCGGGCACATTCCAGGTCGCTTTCATGGCTGAG CGCTCTTTGGAGGATGAGATCAACCGCACCACCATCAAGGACCTGCCCATCTTTGCCATCAGCTACATCGTCATCTTTGCATACATCTCTCTGGCCCTGGGCAGCTACTCCAATTGGAAACGAGTGGCG GTGGAGTCAAAGGCCACCCTGGGCTTGGGTGGAGTGGCCGTGGTGCTGGGAGCAGTCATGGCTGCCATGGGATTCTTCTCCTACCTGGGCATTCCCTCTTCCCTGGTCATCCTCCAAGTGGTACCTTTCCTGGTGCTGGCTGTGGGAGCTGACAACATCTTCATCTTTGTTCTTGAGTACCAG CGGCTGCCTCGGATGCCTGGGGAGAAGAGAGAGGCCCACATTGGCAGAGCCCTGGGCAGTGTGGCCCCAAGCATGCTGCTGTGCAGCCTTTCAGAGGCCATCTGCTTCTTCCTAG GGGCTCTGACTCACATGCCGGCTGTGCAAACCTTCGCTTTGACCTCTGGCCTTGCGATCATCCTTGACTTCCTGCTGCAGATGACAGCTTTTGTGGCCCTGCTTTCCCTGGACAGCAAGAGGCAGGAG GCTTCCCGCCCTGATATATTCTGCTGCTGCAAGTCCCAGAAGCTGCCCCCACCTGAGCACAGTGAGGGGCTACTACTCCGTTTCTTCCGCAAGACATACGCTCCCTTCCTGCTGAACAGGATCACTCGCCGTGTTGTG CTGCTGTTATTTCTGGCCCTGTTTGGAGTGAGTCTCTACTTCATCAGCTACCTCAGTGTGGGGCTGGACCAGGAGCTAGCTCTGCCCAAG GACTCGTACCTGCTTGACTACTTCCTCTTTATGAATCAATACTTTGAGGTGGGGCCTCCAGTGTACTTTGTTACCACTTCAGGCTACAATTTCTCCAGTGAGGCAGGCATGAATGCCATCTGTTCCAGCGCAGGCTGTGACAGCTTCTCCTTAACCCAGAAGATCCAGTATGCCACAGAATTCCCTGACCA GTCTTACCTGGCCATTTCTGCCTCCTCCTGGGTAGATGACTTCATTGACTGGCTGACCCCATCCTCCTGCTGCCGCCTTTATATCTCTGGTCCCAATAAGGACGAGTTCTGCCCCTCAACTGAGA ACTCCTGGAACTGCTTAAAGAACTGCATGAGCTACACCTTGGGCCCTGTACGGCCTACAGTGGAGCAGTTCCACAAGTATCTTCCCTGGTTCCTGAGTGATGTGCCCAACATCAAATGTCCCAAAGG TGGCCTGGCAGCATATAGCACCTCTGTGAATTTGGGCCCTGATGGCCAGGTTCTAG CCTCCCAGTTCATGGCCTACCACAAGCCCCTGAAGAATTCACAGGATTACACAAAAGCTCTGCAGGCAGCCCAGTTGCTGGCAGCCAACATCACTGCTGACCTGCGGAAGGTGCCCGGGACAGATCCAAACTTCGAGGTCTTCCCTTACAC GATCACCAACGTGTTCTATGAGCAGTACTTGACTGTTCTCCCAGAGGGGGTCTTTGCACTtgccctctgcttcctgcccacCTTCATTGTCTGCTACCTCCTGCTGGGCCTGGACATACGCTCGGGCCTCCTCAACCTGCTCTCCATCATCATGATTCTCTCGGACACCATTGGCTTCATGGCCTTGTGGGGCATCAGTTACAACGCTGTGTCCCTCATCAACCTGGTTACG GCAGTGGGCATGTCTGTAGAGTTTGTGTCCCATATCACCCGCTCCTTTGCTATCAGCACCAAACCCACCCGCCTGGAGAGGGCCAAGGAAGCTACCATCTCCATGGGCAGTGCA GTATTTGCTGGAGTGGCCATGACCAACCTTCCAGGCATCCTCATTCTGGGCTTTGCTGATGCCCAGCTCATACAGATCTTCTTCTTCCGCCTCAACCTACTGATCACCCTGATGGGCATGCTGCATGGCCTGGTCTTCCTACCAGTTATACTTAGCTATGTGG GGCCTGATGTCAACCCAGTTCTGGTGCTGGAACAGAAGCGAATCAAAGAGATAGCAACAGCTAACGCAGATTCCTGCCTGAAGCATTCCTTCCCTCCCAACATGACCAACGTCTATGTTAACCATGGCTTCGAGAATTCCTCCTCAGGTGCTGGTGCCATCAGTAGCTCTTTGCCCAATCGTGGGCAGGAGTTCTGA